From a single Nicotiana tomentosiformis chromosome 2, ASM39032v3, whole genome shotgun sequence genomic region:
- the LOC104119438 gene encoding probable NAD(P)H dehydrogenase (quinone) FQR1-like 2 — translation MGKGGGCVPSKKKISKSTSQNPPPPIPAVDPHSTTNDAVSATESARDSVPEKTQNLKIFIIFYSMYGHVESLARKMKKGVEAVDGVEAVLYRVPETLTEEILVQMRAPVKDDSIPEIPSPDQLAGADGFLFGFPTRYGCMAAQMKAFFDSTGQLWREQKLAGKPAGFFVSTGTQGGGQETTAWTAITQLAHHGMLFVPIGYTFGAGMFKMDSIRGGTPYGAGVFAGDGTREASETEMALAEHQGKYMAAVVKKLQVHI, via the exons ATGGGTAAAGGAGGTGGTTGTGTACCCAGCAAGAAAAAGATTTCCAAATCCACCTCCCAAAATCCACCACCCCCCATCCCCGCCGTCGATCCCCATTCTACCACAAACGACGCCGTTTCAGCAACCGAATCCGCCAGAGACTCAGTTCCCGAAAAGACCCAGAACCTGAAAATCTTCATCATATTTTATTCCATGTACGGACACGTGGAGAGCTTAGCAAGGAAAATGAAGAAAGGAGTAGAAGCAGTGGATGGTGTGGAAGCAGTTCTTTATCGGGTACCCGAAACCCTAACCGAAGAGATACTTGTTCAAATGCGGGCTCCAGTGAAGGATGATTCAATTCCGGAAATACCCTCGCCAGATCAGCTTGCTGGTGCTGATGGGTTCTTGTTTGGGTTTCCGACTAGGTATGGGTGCATGGCGGCTCAAATGAAGGCGTTTTTTGATTCTACTGGACAGTTGTGGAGGGAGCAGAAGCTTGCGGGGAAGCCTGCTGGGTTTTTTGTTAGTACTGGGACTCAAGGAGGTGGACAAGAGACCACTGC TTGGACAGCTATCACTCAACTAGCTCACCATGGTATGCTCTTTGTTCCAATTGGATACACTTTTGGAGCTGGTATGTTCAAAATGGACTCCATTCGAGGGGGTACTCCGTATGGTGCTGGAGTCTTTGCTGGTGATGGCACAAGAGAAGCTAGTGAAACGGAGATGGCGCTTGCTGAACACCAGGGCAAATATATGGCTGCAGTAGTCAAAAAGCTTCAGG TTCACATCTGA